The Aethina tumida isolate Nest 87 chromosome 6, icAetTumi1.1, whole genome shotgun sequence genome has a segment encoding these proteins:
- the LOC109601899 gene encoding low molecular weight phosphotyrosine protein phosphatase-like isoform X2 — translation MDDKKGALFVCLGNTCRSPIAEGLFRHLVEQRGLTNKWRIDSAGLADWNIGCLPEPRARQVMHKYNIKYDNTARQIEDEDFFEYDYIFGMDENNISNLKGQKPQGSKAEILLLGDFDPTGDRIIRDPYYDNDSKGFEKCYEQCLRACNAFLDKYAA, via the exons ATGGATGATAAAAAGGGAgctttgtttgtttgtttag GCAACACCTGTCGGTCACCAATAGCTGAAGGTTTGTTCAGACATTTAGTTGAACAGAGGGGCCTGACCAACAAATGGAGAATTGACAGTGCTGGTTTGGCTGATTGGAATATTGGTTGTCTTCCAGAGCCAAGAGCCAGACAAGTTATGCATAAATACaacattaaatatgataaCACGGCTAGACAG ATCGAGGATGAGGACTTTTTCGAGTACGACTACATTTTCGGCATGGACGAGAATAATATTTCGAATTTAAAGGGCCAAAAGCCACAGGGGAGCAAGGCGGAAATATTGCTTTTGGGCGACTTCGATCCCACAGGCGACAGGATCATTCGTGATCCTTACTAT GACAACGACAGCAAAGGTTTCGAAAAATGCTACGAACAATGTTTGAGGGCATGTAACGcatttttagacaaatatgcagcttaa
- the LOC109601898 gene encoding arylsulfatase B, producing MYSVGTNEMWSVHLIWVVFFVNFHGGFAGKPHVIMIIADDLGWNDVGFHGSNQIPTPNIDALAYNGAILNRFYTQHTCTPSRSALMTGNYPIRTGMQGFPIKGGENRSLPENMPTLPQRMKELGYKTHLVGKWHLGHGHRNSTPNMKGFDSFYGYWNGLISYVDYKLQFGSIDGDHGVDLHDNLSPAEDFQGKYATHLFTQKTVSIIEQHPENEPLFLILSHLAGHTGNEENGNSLTAADLDETNRKFAYISDKRRRNYTDIVFELDKSVGQVVQTLSAKKMLQNSVIIYLHDNGAQTSGGLHENFGSNWPLRGQKFSLFEGAVRGTCVVYAPSIPEGYINNELMHITDWLPTLYALGGGDLSRLGQIDGVNQWPSIQSNVPSNRTDVLVNIDEVLQYSSYISYGGQYKLVNGSYPGGQYDGYTGETGRGSEVPVYNPENVLQSTTNVLINNLKANRLNSSTVTRIRSQLDISACRPFNYITKWDCKNLCLFDLFKDPCETSNIIMFRPDLGRELSENMHYYWGQLVPQALNPVDEKANPKLCDGHYFNWLEEDGCKSHGSGGGVKQFTKLTLGMYFVLARLL from the exons atgtatagtGTTGGGACGAACGAAATGTGGTCTGTGCATTTAATTTGGGTGGTTTTCTTCGTCAATTTTCACGGCGGATTCGCCGGAAAACCGCACGTGATCATGATCATCGCCGACGATTTG GGGTGGAACGACGTCGGTTTCCACGGCTCAAACCAAATCCCGACCCCCAACATAGACGCCCTAGCCTACAACGGCGCAATCCTGAACCGCTTTTACACCCAACACACCTGCACCCCGTCCAGATCAGCCCTGATGACCGGCAACTACCCCATACGCACGGGCATGCAGGGTTTCCCCATCAAAGGCGGCGAAAATCGTTCCTTGCCCGAGAACATGCCCACGCTGCCGCAGCGAATGAAGGAGCTGGGCTACAAGACCCATCTGGTTGGTAAGTGGCATCTGGGGCACGGCCACAGGAACAGCACCCCCAACATGAAGGGTTTCGATTCGTTCTACGGCTACTGGAACGGGCTCATCAGCTATGTGGATTATAAGCTGCAATTTGGATCAATT GACGGTGATCATGGTGTTGATTTGCACGATAATTTGTCTCCAGCTGAGGACTTCCAAGGGAAATATGCGACTCATTTATTTACCCAAAAGACTGTTAGTATTATTGAACAGCATCCCGAAAATGAGcccttgtttttaatattgtccCACCTAGCTGGGCATACTGGTAATGAAGAGAATGGCAACTCATTAACAGCGGCAGACTTAGATGAAACCAACCGAAAGTTTGCCTACATATCTGATAAAAGACGAAGGAACTACACAG ATATTGTGTTCGAGCTGGACAAATCAGTGGGTCAGGTCGTACAGACTCTATCCGCAAAGAAAATGCTCCAAAACTCAGTGATCATATACCTGCACGACAACGGGGCACAAACCAGCGGTGGCCTGCACGAAAACTTCGGTTCAAACTGGCCCCTACGAGGC CAAAAGTTCTCGCTTTTCGAAGGAGCAGTGCGGGGCACCTGCGTCGTCTACGCCCCCTCAATCCCCGAGGGTTACATAAACAACGAACTGATGCACATCACCGACTGGCTGCCCACCTTGTACGCCCTCGGAGGCGGCGACCTGAGCCGCCTGGGACAAATAGACGGCGTCAACCAGTGGCCCAGCATCCAATCCAACGTCCCGTCCAACAGAACAGACGTCCTGGTCAACATCGACGAAGTCCTGCAGTACTCCAGCTACATATCGTACGGGGGACAGTACAAACTGGTCAACGGGTCGTACCCGGGCGGCCAGTACGACGGGTACACCGGCGAAACGGGCCGGGGATCTGAGGTGCCCGTTTACAATCCGGAGAACGTCCTGCAAAGCACCACCAACGTACTGATAAACAATTTGAAGGCTAATCGGTTGAATTCCAGTACTGTTACGAGGATTCGCAGCCAACTGGACATATCTGCGTGCAGGCCGTTCAATTACATCACTAAATGGGACTGTAAGAACCTGTGCCTGTTTGATTTGTTCAAGGATCCATGCGAGACGTCGAACATTATCATGTTTCGCCCGGATTTGGGGCGGGAGTTGTCCGAAAATATGCACTACTACTGGGGGCAACTGGTGCCCCAGGCTTTGAACCCGGTGGATGAGAAGGCCAACCCCAAGTTGTGTGACGGGCATTATTTTAACTGGCTTGAGGAAGATGGATGTAAATCACATG GTTCTGGTGGAGGTGTCAAGCAGTTTACCAAGTTGACCTTAGGaatgtattttgtattagctagattattgtaa
- the LOC109601899 gene encoding low molecular weight phosphotyrosine protein phosphatase 1-like isoform X1, producing the protein MSEKKGALFVCLGNICRSPIAEGVFQHLVNERGLSDKWKIDSAGLGGWHAGNLPDSRARNVMQKYNIKYSNRARQIEDEDFFEYDYIFGMDENNISNLKGQKPQGSKAEILLLGDFDPTGDRIIRDPYYDNDSKGFEKCYEQCLRACNAFLDKYAA; encoded by the exons ATGTCTGAGAAAAAGGGCGCCTTGTTCGTGTGTTTAG GTAACATTTGTCGGTCACCGATCGCCGAAGGTGTATTCCAACATTTAGTCAACGAAAGAGGCCTGAGCGACAAATGGAAGATCGATAGTGCCGGTTTGGGTGGGTGGCACGCTGGAAACTTGCCAGATTCAAGAGCCAGAAACGTCATGCAAAAATACAACATTAAATACAGCAACAGAGCCAGACAG ATCGAGGATGAGGACTTTTTCGAGTACGACTACATTTTCGGCATGGACGAGAATAATATTTCGAATTTAAAGGGCCAAAAGCCACAGGGGAGCAAGGCGGAAATATTGCTTTTGGGCGACTTCGATCCCACAGGCGACAGGATCATTCGTGATCCTTACTAT GACAACGACAGCAAAGGTTTCGAAAAATGCTACGAACAATGTTTGAGGGCATGTAACGcatttttagacaaatatgcagcttaa